One Benincasa hispida cultivar B227 chromosome 5, ASM972705v1, whole genome shotgun sequence genomic window carries:
- the LOC120078302 gene encoding cysteine-rich and transmembrane domain-containing protein WIH2-like translates to MSYYAQPPPPVGVPPPQGFPPQGYPPKDGYPPPGYPPQGGYPPAGYPPQGHPPPPAYAPAYGHPPPHHQNQKKEVGFVEGCLAALCCCFMLDVCF, encoded by the exons ATGAGTTACTACGCCCAGCCACCGCCTCCCGTCGGCGTTCCTCCGCCGCAAG GTTTTCCGCCGCAAGGATATCCTCCGAAGGACGGTTATCCGCCGCCAGGATATCCACCGCAGGGCGGTTATCCACCTGCTGGTTATCCTCCGCAGGGACATCCACCTCCGCCGGCATATGCTCCGGCGTACGGTCATCCTCCGCCTCatcatcaaaaccaaaagaaagaAGTTGGATTCGTCGAAGGCTG TTTGGCTGCTCTTTGTTGCTGCTTTATGTTGGATGTTTGCTTTTAA